One Tissierellales bacterium DNA segment encodes these proteins:
- a CDS encoding glycerol-3-phosphate responsive antiterminator, which translates to MAKNFFSIVNENPIIAAINHEEKVEKAIASPCNAVFLLIGDILSLGDMVDTLKKNGKSVYVHMDLIEGLSKDIPAMRYINRQVRPDGIITTKTNLVKAGREADIFVIQRLFLLDSMALDSGIESIKKIRPNAVEILPGIMPKVVKRIYRETRTPIITGGLIKDKEDVIQSLNSGAVAISSSNEEVWYM; encoded by the coding sequence ATGGCTAAAAATTTTTTTAGCATTGTAAATGAAAATCCTATTATAGCGGCAATAAATCATGAGGAGAAAGTTGAAAAAGCTATAGCTTCACCTTGCAATGCTGTCTTCTTATTAATAGGAGATATATTGAGCTTAGGGGATATGGTAGATACATTAAAAAAGAATGGAAAATCAGTTTATGTTCACATGGATTTAATAGAAGGGCTATCTAAGGATATTCCAGCTATGAGATATATTAATAGACAAGTACGTCCAGATGGAATAATAACAACTAAAACGAATCTTGTAAAGGCAGGTAGAGAGGCAGATATTTTTGTAATCCAACGACTTTTTCTTTTAGATTCAATGGCATTAGATTCAGGAATTGAGTCTATTAAAAAAATAAGGCCCAACGCTGTTGAAATTTTGCCCGGAATTATGCCGAAAGTAGTAAAGAGAATATACCGTGAAACCCGTACTCCTATAATTACAGGAGGACTTATAAAAGATAAAGAAGATGTAATACAAAGTCTTAACTCTGGAGCTGTAGCTATATCATCAAGTAATGAGGAAGTGTGGTACATGTAA